The following coding sequences are from one Pelagovum sp. HNIBRBA483 window:
- a CDS encoding aldehyde dehydrogenase family protein, producing MTSIQLAQDYLNGTSLDLPNGHFIDGRFVSGNGQQMESFDPGLGSAFATFAIGGADEIDAALTSSRKAFEMWRRVKPSERTAILLKCATALRANADRLAVIETVDSGKTLSEAMGDVQGSARLFEYYAGAADKLDGRSVNLGPDYTAFTRREPVGVTAHIIPWNYPTSTFARGVAPALAAGCTVVAKPAETTPFTALVMAQILTEAGVPEGVINVVTGLGRDAGDALVRDPRVNHITFTGSVGTGIAVTQAAAPNITRLTLELGGKSPLVAFADADLEAVAANAASAIFSNAGQICSAGSRLIIERSMRDDLMDLLREKAAAVTYGHGLRDLNMGAINSDLHLGRIVSHVDAAKARGCNIIAGGAVTHDPETGKGWFFEPTVIADLAADDPAVQQEIFGPVLSVQLFDTEDQAIQLANGTDFGLMASVFTRDVGRALRMAQEIDSGQVTVNDYWAGGVELPFGGNHKSGYGREKGIEGLDAYTTSKAVTIKNS from the coding sequence ATGACATCCATACAGCTTGCACAAGATTACCTGAACGGCACCTCCCTCGATCTCCCGAACGGGCATTTCATCGACGGCAGGTTCGTCTCCGGCAACGGCCAGCAGATGGAAAGCTTCGATCCCGGTCTGGGCAGCGCCTTCGCCACCTTCGCCATCGGCGGCGCGGACGAGATCGACGCTGCCCTCACCAGTTCCCGCAAAGCGTTTGAGATGTGGCGGCGGGTCAAGCCCTCTGAGCGCACAGCGATCCTTCTGAAATGCGCCACCGCGCTGCGGGCAAATGCCGACCGCCTTGCCGTGATCGAAACCGTCGACAGCGGCAAAACATTGAGCGAGGCGATGGGCGACGTCCAAGGCTCCGCCCGCCTGTTCGAATACTACGCTGGCGCGGCGGATAAGCTTGATGGCCGCTCCGTCAATCTCGGCCCCGACTACACCGCCTTCACCCGTCGCGAGCCGGTCGGCGTCACCGCGCATATCATCCCGTGGAACTACCCCACCTCCACCTTCGCCCGTGGCGTCGCACCCGCCTTGGCCGCTGGCTGCACCGTTGTCGCGAAGCCCGCTGAAACCACGCCGTTCACCGCGCTCGTCATGGCCCAAATCTTGACCGAGGCAGGCGTCCCCGAAGGCGTGATCAACGTTGTCACTGGTCTGGGCCGCGACGCAGGCGATGCGCTGGTGCGAGATCCGCGCGTCAACCATATCACTTTCACCGGCTCGGTGGGCACAGGCATCGCCGTCACCCAAGCCGCCGCCCCCAACATCACCCGCCTGACCCTCGAACTGGGCGGCAAATCCCCCCTCGTTGCCTTTGCCGACGCTGATCTCGAAGCCGTCGCCGCAAACGCCGCCTCAGCCATCTTCTCCAACGCAGGCCAAATTTGCTCCGCTGGTTCGCGCCTTATTATCGAGCGCAGCATGCGTGACGACCTGATGGATCTGCTCCGTGAAAAGGCCGCGGCCGTTACCTATGGGCACGGACTCCGTGACCTGAACATGGGCGCGATCAATTCCGACCTGCACCTTGGCCGGATCGTGTCTCATGTGGATGCCGCCAAAGCGCGCGGCTGCAACATCATCGCAGGCGGCGCAGTCACCCACGACCCCGAAACCGGCAAAGGTTGGTTCTTCGAGCCGACCGTCATCGCCGATCTCGCCGCCGACGATCCCGCCGTGCAGCAAGAGATCTTCGGCCCCGTCCTCTCCGTCCAGCTCTTCGATACCGAGGATCAGGCGATCCAGCTCGCCAACGGCACCGATTTCGGCCTGATGGCCAGCGTTTTCACCCGCGACGTCGGCCGCGCCCTGCGCATGGCGCAAGAGATCGACAGCGGCCAAGTCACCGTGAATGATTATTGGGCTGGCGGCGTGGAACTCCCGTTCGGTGGCAACCATAAATCCGGCTATGGCCGCGAAAAGGGCATCGAAGGGCTCGACGCCTACACAACCAGCAAAGCCGTCACCATCAAGAATTCCTGA
- a CDS encoding malonyl-CoA synthase, producing the protein MANPLYDTLFGAHAGKTDPFLHLADGSELTYQAFLEMAARYAHTMTQIGLEVGDRVAAQIQKSPEALALYAACAQAGLVFLPLNTAYTVDELTYFIENSGAKLVVCDGSSEKTLAPVAKAQDARLETLNADGSGSLSEQAALMPPHFATVDRTVDDLAAFLYTSGTTGRSKGAMLTQGNLLSNAETLVREWRFTADDVLLHALPIFHTHGLFVATNVTLIAGGSMIFLPKFDIEQVIALLPRATTMMGVPTFYTRLLDDARFTKELTAHMRLFVSGSAPLLAETHVQFEGRTGHRILERYGMTETNMNTSNPYDGERRAGTVGFPLPGVELKITTPADGATLPDGEVGQIEVRGPNVFKGYWQMPEKTAAELRDDGFFITGDLGRIDADGYVHIVGRNKDLIISGGYNIYPKEIELVLDEQPGVLESAVVGVPHPDFGETVLGIVVPERGAQPDTEAMMEAVRQSLARFKHPRKLILVDELPRNTMGKVQKNILRDTYREMFTG; encoded by the coding sequence ATGGCAAACCCTCTCTATGACACCCTCTTTGGCGCGCATGCGGGAAAGACCGATCCGTTCCTGCATCTGGCTGACGGTTCTGAGCTGACCTATCAGGCGTTTTTGGAAATGGCGGCGCGGTATGCGCATACGATGACGCAGATCGGGCTGGAGGTAGGCGACCGCGTTGCGGCGCAGATCCAGAAATCACCCGAGGCGCTGGCGCTTTATGCCGCATGTGCGCAGGCGGGGTTGGTGTTTTTGCCGTTGAACACGGCTTATACGGTCGACGAGCTGACTTATTTCATCGAAAACAGCGGTGCCAAGCTGGTCGTTTGTGATGGCAGCAGTGAAAAGACCCTCGCGCCCGTCGCAAAAGCGCAGGACGCACGGTTGGAGACGCTGAACGCGGATGGATCAGGCTCGCTGTCGGAGCAGGCCGCGCTGATGCCGCCACATTTCGCGACCGTTGATCGGACGGTCGATGATCTGGCGGCTTTCCTTTACACCTCGGGGACGACGGGGCGCTCCAAGGGCGCGATGCTGACGCAGGGCAATCTGCTGTCCAACGCGGAGACTTTGGTGCGCGAATGGCGCTTCACGGCGGATGATGTGCTGTTGCATGCCTTGCCAATTTTCCACACGCATGGGCTTTTTGTTGCAACAAATGTGACGCTTATTGCCGGTGGAAGCATGATCTTCTTGCCAAAATTCGACATTGAGCAGGTTATTGCCCTGCTGCCACGCGCGACGACGATGATGGGTGTGCCGACCTTTTACACCCGCCTGCTGGACGACGCGCGGTTCACCAAGGAACTGACAGCGCATATGCGGCTCTTCGTTTCGGGCTCGGCGCCGCTCTTGGCGGAGACGCATGTGCAGTTCGAGGGGCGGACGGGGCATCGTATTCTTGAACGGTACGGGATGACCGAAACCAATATGAACACCTCCAACCCCTATGACGGGGAGCGGCGGGCGGGGACGGTTGGCTTCCCGCTGCCGGGAGTGGAGCTGAAGATCACGACCCCCGCGGATGGCGCGACCTTGCCCGATGGCGAGGTGGGGCAGATCGAGGTGCGGGGGCCGAATGTCTTTAAAGGATACTGGCAGATGCCGGAAAAGACCGCCGCGGAACTGCGCGATGACGGGTTCTTCATCACTGGTGATCTCGGCAGGATTGACGCGGATGGCTATGTTCACATCGTGGGACGGAACAAAGACCTGATCATTTCGGGCGGCTACAACATTTACCCCAAAGAGATCGAGCTGGTGCTGGATGAGCAGCCGGGTGTGCTGGAAAGCGCTGTTGTGGGGGTTCCGCATCCTGATTTCGGGGAGACGGTCTTGGGCATTGTGGTGCCGGAGCGCGGAGCGCAGCCCGATACCGAGGCGATGATGGAGGCGGTGCGCCAGTCGCTGGCGCGGTTCAAGCATCCGCGCAAATTGATCCTTGTGGATGAATTGCCGCGCAATACGATGGGCAAAGTGCAAAAGAACATTCTGCGCGATACCTATCGGGAGATGTTTACGGGCTAG
- a CDS encoding malonyl-CoA decarboxylase, with product MTILADLLSTVFERRYRRAAPVELGSRPLAELAEELVGSAGETSGLALAGEILSRFEDLGDGEKLAFFRTVAEGMDINPELVRTTLDAYERAPSKESYRAYAEATEPQRQELIRRLNRVPGATGQLVRMRAELLRLGAKEPQLAALDLDFRHLFASWFNRGFLVLRPISWESPAHILEKIIAYEAVHAIASWDDLRRRLEPSDRRCFAFFHPSMPDEPLIFVEVALTKGIPGSIQNLLAEDRAPMAAADADTAVFYSISNCQRGLASISFGNSLIKQVAADLSADLRGLTTFVTLSPIPGLAAWAKQEGLEMPVNAPEAMRQMAAHYLLHAKGRGGLPFDPVARFHLGNGAKVHAVHAEADASDKGRAHSGGTMVNYLYDLNAVAQNHERYATTNAVLATAEVTKIAGASAPSQV from the coding sequence ATGACGATCCTTGCCGATCTCTTGTCCACCGTTTTCGAGCGGCGCTACCGCAGGGCGGCGCCGGTCGAGTTGGGGAGCCGACCCTTGGCGGAGCTGGCAGAGGAACTGGTCGGGTCTGCGGGCGAAACCTCGGGGCTGGCGCTGGCGGGGGAGATACTCTCGCGGTTCGAAGACCTCGGCGACGGGGAAAAGCTCGCCTTCTTTCGTACAGTGGCGGAGGGGATGGATATTAATCCGGAGCTGGTGCGCACAACGCTGGATGCCTATGAGCGCGCCCCGTCAAAGGAAAGTTACCGCGCCTATGCGGAAGCGACCGAACCACAGCGGCAGGAACTGATCCGGCGGCTGAACCGTGTGCCAGGCGCGACTGGGCAGCTTGTTCGGATGCGGGCTGAGTTGTTGCGGCTGGGGGCGAAGGAGCCGCAATTGGCGGCGCTTGATCTGGATTTTCGGCATCTCTTCGCCTCGTGGTTCAATCGCGGCTTTCTGGTGCTGCGGCCGATCAGTTGGGAAAGTCCGGCGCATATCCTGGAGAAGATCATTGCCTACGAAGCCGTGCATGCGATTGCCTCTTGGGATGATCTGCGGCGCAGGCTGGAGCCGAGCGACAGGAGGTGCTTTGCCTTCTTCCATCCTTCGATGCCTGATGAGCCTTTGATCTTTGTCGAAGTGGCGCTGACCAAGGGGATACCGGGGTCGATCCAGAACCTCTTGGCGGAGGATCGCGCGCCGATGGCCGCTGCGGATGCGGATACGGCGGTGTTTTATTCGATTTCCAACTGCCAGCGGGGGTTGGCCAGTATTTCGTTCGGCAACTCGCTGATCAAGCAGGTGGCCGCGGACCTGTCTGCCGATCTGCGCGGGCTGACCACATTCGTGACACTCTCGCCGATCCCGGGCCTTGCGGCGTGGGCGAAGCAGGAAGGGCTGGAAATGCCAGTTAACGCACCGGAAGCGATGCGGCAGATGGCGGCGCACTACCTTTTGCACGCGAAGGGTAGGGGCGGATTGCCCTTTGACCCTGTGGCACGCTTTCACCTTGGGAACGGGGCAAAGGTCCATGCGGTGCATGCGGAGGCCGATGCCTCTGACAAGGGGCGGGCGCACTCGGGCGGCACGATGGTGAACTACCTTTATGACCTTAACGCTGTCGCGCAGAACCATGAGCGATACGCGACCACTAATGCCGTCCTCGCAACGGCCGAGGTGACGAAAATCGCCGGTGCCAGCGCACCAAGCCAAGTCTAG
- a CDS encoding TRAP transporter large permease yields the protein MDPLLLGAIVAIATIVVLFSGVSVAIGLLIVSGLFLFAFDGMRSVELMPEILFGKLDNFALLSIPMFIIMGASIASTRAGADLYEALERWLTRIPGGLVVSNLGACALFAAMSGSSPATCAAIGKMGIPEMRKRGYPDGVAAGSIAAGGTLGILIPPSVTMIVYGIATETSIGRLFLAGVIPGLMLVGLFMAWSLYSTWRSGDAATLGAGSYTWAERFEILPRVLPFLAIIIGVLYAMYGGIATPSETAAVGALLCLLIAMIIYKLWNPKDLWVVLRDSTKESVMILFIIAAAGVFSFMLSSLFITQSIAEWIGTLDVNRWVLMGAVNVFLLVAGFFLPPVAVILMAAPILLPIITTAGFDPIWFAVVLTINMEIGLISPPVGLNLYVINGIAPDISLRTILLGSLPFVACMVLAIVLLCIFPGLATWLPNLVMGTAI from the coding sequence ATGGACCCGCTACTTCTTGGCGCAATTGTCGCTATTGCAACTATTGTCGTGCTCTTTTCCGGTGTTTCGGTTGCCATCGGTTTGTTGATCGTCTCGGGTCTTTTCCTGTTTGCCTTTGATGGCATGCGGTCAGTGGAACTGATGCCCGAAATCCTTTTCGGAAAGCTGGATAATTTCGCGCTGCTATCGATCCCGATGTTTATCATCATGGGGGCATCTATCGCCTCGACGCGGGCGGGCGCGGACTTGTACGAAGCGCTTGAGCGCTGGCTGACGCGGATCCCCGGCGGGCTTGTTGTCTCGAACCTTGGTGCCTGCGCGCTGTTTGCCGCGATGTCGGGCTCGTCGCCCGCGACCTGTGCGGCCATCGGCAAGATGGGCATCCCAGAGATGCGCAAGCGGGGATACCCTGATGGCGTGGCCGCTGGCTCGATTGCCGCTGGTGGCACGCTGGGTATCTTGATCCCGCCGTCGGTCACGATGATCGTTTACGGGATTGCCACGGAAACCTCGATTGGGCGTCTGTTTCTTGCTGGTGTGATCCCCGGATTGATGCTTGTGGGCCTGTTCATGGCGTGGTCGCTTTACTCCACTTGGCGTTCGGGTGATGCAGCGACGCTGGGCGCGGGCAGCTATACCTGGGCGGAGCGGTTCGAGATCTTGCCGCGCGTGCTGCCCTTCCTCGCGATTATCATTGGTGTGCTTTACGCGATGTATGGCGGGATCGCGACGCCGTCGGAAACGGCTGCTGTGGGTGCATTGCTGTGCTTGTTGATCGCGATGATCATCTACAAGCTGTGGAACCCGAAAGACCTGTGGGTTGTCCTGCGCGACAGCACCAAGGAATCGGTGATGATCCTGTTTATCATTGCAGCGGCGGGGGTTTTCTCCTTCATGCTGTCGTCGCTGTTCATCACCCAGTCAATCGCCGAGTGGATCGGCACGCTGGACGTGAACCGCTGGGTGCTGATGGGGGCGGTGAATGTGTTCCTGTTGGTGGCGGGATTCTTCCTGCCGCCGGTTGCGGTAATCCTGATGGCGGCGCCGATTCTGCTGCCGATCATCACCACGGCTGGGTTTGACCCGATCTGGTTTGCGGTGGTGCTGACCATCAACATGGAGATCGGCCTGATCTCGCCGCCGGTTGGCCTGAACTTGTACGTTATCAACGGCATCGCACCGGATATCTCGTTGCGGACCATTTTGCTCGGCTCCTTGCCCTTCGTGGCCTGCATGGTGCTGGCGATTGTCCTGCTGTGCATCTTCCCCGGATTGGCGACGTGGCTGCCTAATCTGGTGATGGGAACGGCGATATGA
- a CDS encoding TRAP transporter small permease: MAGHSSAAEAQTGDNLFLRSVAAISTLAGWASAAMIVSAVAITVQMIFVRFVLNGSTIWQTEAVIYLMVGATLIGLPYVQRLRGHVNVDLVPLMLRSRARFWMSVLTSLMSIAVVVVMLWYAYEFWHLAYERNWRSDTVWGVRLWKPYLSLPIGFALLLLQLIADLVAVILGVDRPFGLEDN; the protein is encoded by the coding sequence ATGGCTGGGCACAGTTCAGCAGCCGAAGCGCAGACGGGGGATAATCTGTTCCTCAGGAGCGTTGCTGCGATATCAACCTTGGCCGGATGGGCCTCCGCCGCGATGATCGTTTCGGCCGTCGCGATTACTGTACAGATGATTTTTGTGCGCTTCGTCCTGAATGGCTCGACCATTTGGCAGACGGAAGCGGTGATTTACCTTATGGTCGGGGCGACGCTCATTGGCTTGCCCTATGTGCAGCGGTTGCGGGGCCATGTGAACGTTGATCTTGTACCGCTGATGCTGCGGTCGCGGGCGCGGTTTTGGATGAGTGTGCTGACCTCGCTCATGTCAATCGCGGTTGTCGTGGTGATGCTGTGGTACGCTTATGAATTCTGGCACCTCGCCTATGAGCGAAACTGGCGCTCGGACACGGTGTGGGGTGTTCGCTTGTGGAAGCCTTACCTCTCGTTGCCAATCGGCTTCGCGCTTCTCCTTTTGCAACTTATCGCTGACCTCGTTGCCGTGATCCTCGGTGTGGATCGGCCTTTCGGTCTGGAGGACAACTGA